From Equus asinus isolate D_3611 breed Donkey chromosome 14, EquAss-T2T_v2, whole genome shotgun sequence, one genomic window encodes:
- the SRRM2 gene encoding serine/arginine repetitive matrix protein 2 isoform X6, protein MYNGIGLPTPRGSGTNGYVQRNLSLVRGRRGERPDYKGEEELRRLEAALVKRPNPDILDHERKRRVELRCLELEEMMEEQGYEEQQIQEKVATFRLMLLEKDVNPGGKEETPGQRPAVTETHQLAELNEKKNERLRAAFGISDSYVDGSSFDPQRRAREAKQPAPEPPKPYSLVRESSSSRSPTPKQKKKKKKKDRGRRSESSSPRRERKKSSKKKKHRSESESKKRKHRSPTPKSKRKSKDKKRKRSRSTTPAPKSRRAHRSTSADSASSSDTSRSRSRSAAAKTHTTTLTGRSPSPASGHRGEGDVPSKEPGTTNTGQPSSPEPSTKHPSSPYEDKDKDIKEKSAVQPSPSPERSSTGPEPPAPTLLLAEQHGGSPQPLATTPLSQEPVNPPSEASPTQGRSPPKSPEKPPQSSSESCPPSPQPTKVSRHASSSPESPKPAPAPGSRREISSSPASKSRSHGRAKRDKSHSHTPSHGVGRSCSPATTKRGRSRSRTPTKRGHSRSRSPQWCRSRSAQRWGRSRSPQRRGRSRSPQRLGWSRSRNNQRRGRSRSARRGRSHSRSSATRGRSRSRTPARRGRSRSRTPARRRSRSRTPTRRRSRSRTPARRGRSRSRTPARRRSRTRSPVRRRSRSRSPARRSGRSRSRTPARRSGRSRSRTPARRSGRSRSRTPGRRSGRSRSRTPARRGRSRSRTPARRGRSRSRSLVRRGRSHSRTPQRRGRSGSSSEWKNKSRTSQRRSRSNSSPEMKKSHVSSRRSRSLSSPRSKTKSRLSLRRSLSGSSPCPKQKSQTPPRRSRSGSSQPKAKSRTPPRRSHSRSSLSPNQKSKTPSQQNRSSLSPQPQVKSGTPPRQGSVTSPQANEQSATPPRRSRSESSPDPEVKSRTPSRHSCSGSSPPRVKSSTPLRRSRSGSSSPQPKVKAITSPTQSHSGSSSPSPSRVTSKTPPRQSRSESPCSKVDSRSLQRHSHSRSSSPDTKVKPGTPPRQSHSGSTSPCPNIKPQTPPGHVLSGSKSPCSQEKSKDSLAQSCSGSFSLCPGVKSSAPPGEGYFGSSFLQQKGQFQTSPDPRSDTSSPEMRQNHSASPSLQSKSQTSPKGGQSGSSSPVAELAPRSPARQDRSELLSSPRLKSAMSPEQSRSQSDSSPYPAMDSKSFLGQSRLEPFPESKEKTGLLLQEDVTAPSPRPRDKLSPPAQDRPESSAVLKDTPRTPSRERGGVGSSLDTKDQSSALPHPNQGEELMEVVDKSEESSNQLLPHLSPKHKEIAGNNFESSPEIEERPVMSLTLDQSQSQVSLEAEVPVVASTWSGPHFSPEHKELSNSPPRENSFGSPLEFRNSGPVTEMNTGFTPEVKEDLNGPFSNQLETDPSLDVKEQSTRSSRRSSSDLSPDAVEKAGMSSNQSVSSPVLEAIPRTPSRERSSSTSSPELKDGLPRTPSRRSRSGSSPGLRDGSGTPSRHSLSGSSPGMKDIPRTPSRGRSECDSSPEPKALPQTPRPGSRSPSSLELNNKCLTPQRERSGSESSVEQKAVARTPLGQRSRSGSSQELDGKPSASPQERSESDSSPDSKAKTRMPLRQRSCSGSSPEVDSKSRPSPRRSRSGSSPEVKDKPRAALRAQSGSDSSPEPKAPAPRALPRRSRSGSSSKGRGPSPEGSSSSESSPEHPPKSRTARRSSRSSPEPKIKSRTPPRRRSSRSSPELTRKARLSRRSRSASSSPETRSRTPPRRRRSPSVSSPEPAEKSRSSRRRRSASSPRTKTTSRRGRSPSPKPRGLQRSRSRSRREKTRTTRRRDRSGSSQSTSRRRQRSRSRSRVTRRRRGGSGYHSRSPARQESSRTSSRRRRGRSRTPPTSRKRSRSRTSPAPWKRSRSRASPATHRRSRSRTPLVSRRRSRSRTSPVSRRRSRSRTSVTRRRSRSRASPVSRRRSRSRTPLVTRRRSRSRTPTRRRSRSRTPPVTRRRSRSRTPPVTRRRSRSRTSPITRRRSRSRTSPVTRRRSRSRTSPVTRRRSRSRTSPVTRRRSRSRTPPAIRRRSRSRTPLLPRKRSRSRSPLAIRRRSRSRTPRTTRGKRSLTRSPPAIRRRSASGSSSDRSRSATPPTTRNHSGSRTPPVALNSSRMSCFSRPSMSPTPLDRCRSPGMLEPLGSSRTPMSVLQQAGGSMMDGPGPRIPDHPRTSVPENHAQSRIALALTAISLGTARPPPSMSAAGLAARMSQVPAPVPLMSLRTAPAASLASRIPAASAAAMNLAGARTPAMPTAVNLADSRAPAAAAAMNLASPRTAVAPSAVNLADPRTPTAPAVNLAGARTPAALAALSLTGSGTPPTPGNYPSSSRTPQAPAPANLVGPRSAHATAPVNIASSRTPPALAPASLTSARMAPALSGANLTSPRVPLSAYERVSGRTSPPLLDRARSRTPPGGPGSRTPPSAPSQSRMTSERAPSPASRMVQAPSQSVLPPAQDRPRSPVPSTFSDQSRSVLAQTTPVAGSQSLSSGVVAKTTSSAGDHNSILSGPVPGVSHPEDGEPPASTGAQQPSALAALQPAKERRSSSSSSSSSSSSSSSSSSSSSSSSSGSSSSDSEGSSLPTQPEVALKRVPSPAPAPKEAVREGRPQEPTPAKRKRRSSSSSSSSSSSSSSSSSSSSSSSSSSSSSSSSSSSSSSTSSSPSPAKPGPQALPKPASPKKPPPGEQSHTQRLAV, encoded by the exons ATGTACAACGGGATCGGGCTGCCGACGCCCCGGGGCAGCGGCACCAACGGCTACGTCCAGCGCAACCTGTCCCTGGTGCGGGGCCGCCGGGGTGAGCGGCCTGACTACAAGGGAGAGGAGGAACTGCGGCGCCTGGAGGCTGCCCTGGTGAAGCGGCCTAATCCTGACATCCTGGACCACGAGCGCAAGCGGCGCGTGGAGCTGCGATGCCTCGAGCTGGAGGAGATGATGGAAgagcaggg GTACGAGGAACAGCAAATTCAGGAAAAAGTGGCGACCTTTCGACTCATGTTGCTGGAGAAGGATGTGAACCCTGGGGGCAAGGAGGAGACCCCAGGGCAGAGGCCAGC GGTAACTGAGACTCACCAGTTGGCAGAATTGAATGAGAAGAAGAATGAACGACTCCGTGCTGCCTTTGGCATCAGTGATTCCTATGTGGATGGCAGCTCTTTTGATCCTCAGCGTCGTGCTCGAGAAGCTAAACAACCAGCTCCCGAGCCTCCCAAACCTTACAG CCTTGTCCGGGAGTCCAGCAGTTCTCGCTCACCAACcccaaagcaaaaaaagaagaaaaagaagaaagacagaggaCG CAGGTCAGAGAGCAGCTCTCCTCGAcgagaaaggaagaagagctcTAAGAAGAAGAAGCACAG GTCAGAGTCTGAATCCAAGAAACGGAAGCATAG GTCTCCCACTCCAAAGAGCAAGCGTAAATCTAAGGACAAGAAGCGGAAGCG GTCTCGAAGTACAACACCAGCACCCAAGAGTCGCCGGGCCCACCGTTCAACTTCTGCTGactctgcttcctcttctgaTACTTCCCGTAGTCG GTCTCGAAGTGCTGCAGCTAAAACCCATACAACTACCTTGACTGGGCGAAGTCcttctcctgcctcagggcaTCGAGGGGAGGGAGATGTACCTTCCAAGGAACCAGGTACCACCAACACAGGGCAGCCTAGCAGCCCAGAGCCCTCTACAAAGCATCCTAGCAGCCCTTATGAAGACAAGGATAAAGACATCAAGGAG AAATCTGCAGTTCAACCTAGTCCCTCTCCGGAAAGGAGCAGCACAggcccagaaccacctgctcccACTCTGCTCCTTGCTGAGCAGCATGGCGGCTCCCCACAACCCCTTGCAACAACCCCCTTAAGTCAGGAGCCAGTGAACCCCCCATCTGAGGCTTCCCCAACCCAGGGCCGTTCACCACCTAAGTCTCCTGAGAAACCTCCTCAGTCGTCTTCAGAGAGCTGCCCACCATCCCCTCAACCTACCAAAGTTTCTCGGCATGCTAGCTCTTCCCCTGAAAGTCCTAAACCCGCACCAGCTCCTGGGTCCCGTCGGGAGATTTCTTCTTCTCCCGCATCCAAGAGTCGCTCGCATGGCCGAGCAAAGCGGGATAAATCACATTCTCATACTCCTTCTCATGGGGTGGGGAGGTCCTGTAGCCCTGCCACCACCAAGCGGGGGCGTTCTCGGTCTCGAACCCCTACTAAGAGAGGTCATTCTCGGTCCCGGTCCCCTCAGTGGTGTAGGTCCCGGTCTGCACAGAGGTGGGGGCGATCTAGAAGTCCCCAGCGACGTGGCCGCTCCAGGTCTCCTCAGCGACTGGGCTGGTCCAGGAGTAGAAATAACCAGAGAAGAGGCAGATCTAGATCAGCAAGGCGAGGCAGGTCACACTCTAGATCCTCAGCTACTAGGGGCAGATCTCGTTCTAGAACGCCAGCTCGGCGGGGCAGGTCTCGTTCCAGAACACCTGCCAGGCGGAGATCACGATCCAGAACACCCACCAGGCGTAGGTCTCGATCTAGAACACCAGCCCGGAGGGGCAGATCGCGGTCTAGAACGCCTGCTAGGCGCAGATCTAGGACCCGCTCGCCAGTGCGACGGAGGTCTCGTAGTAGGTCGCCAGCCAGGAGAAGCGGTAGGTCACGTTCTCGAACCCCAGCTAGACGAAGTGGCAGGTCACGCTCTAGAACCCCAGCTAGGCGAAGTGGTCGATCGCGCTCTAGAACCCCAGGTAGGCGAAGTGGTAGATCGCGCTCTAGAACGCCCGCCAGGAGAGGGAGATCTCGGTCTAGGACACCAGCAAGACGAGGAAGATCCCGTAGTAGAAGTCTAGTTAGACGGGGACGATCTCACTCCAGAACACCACAAAGAAGAGGCAGGTCTGGCTCATCATCAGAGTGGAAGAACAAATCCAGAACATCACAGAGAAGGAGCAGGTCCAACTcaagcccagaaatgaaaaaaTCTCATGTTTCTTCAAGGCGGAGCAGGTCTCTCTCTTCACCACGGTCCAAAACAAAATCTCGCTTGTCTTTGAGGCGAAGCCTTTCAGGGTCTTCTCCATGCCCTAAACAGAAGTCTCAGACTCCACCAAGGCGCAGTCGCTCTGGATCATCCCAACCTAAAGCTAAATCTAGAACACCACCAAGGCGAAGTCACTCTCGTTCTTCTTTATCTCCTaatcagaaatcaaaaacacCATCACAACAAAATCGTTCCAGTTTATCTCCTCAACCTCAAGTGAAATCTGGAACACCACCAAGGCAAGGGTCTGTAACAAGTCCCCAGGCAAATGAGCAGTCTGCAACACCACCAAGACGGAGCCGTTCGGAATCATCACCTGATCCTGAGGTAAAATCTAGGACACCTTCCAGACACAGCTGCTCAGGGTCTTCTCCTCCTAGAGTGAAATCTAGTACACCTCTAAGACGGAGCCGATCTGGGTCATCATCTCCACAACCCAAAGTGAAGGCGATAACATCACCAACACAAAGCCATTCTGGTTCCTCTTCTCCAAGTCCTAGTAGAGTGACATCTAAAACACCTCCAAGGCAAAGCAGATCAGAGTCTCCCTGCTCCAAGGTGGACTCTAGATCATTGCAAAGACACAGCCATTCTAGGTCCTCCTCACCAGATACCAAAGTGAAACCTGGAACACCACCAAGACAAAGTCACTCAGGGTCTACTTCGCCATGCCCCAACATCAAGCCCCAAACTCCACCAGGGCACGTTCTTTCTGGATCAAAGTCACCGTGTTCCCAAGAGAAGTCTAAAGACTCACTAGCGCAAAGTTGTTCTGggtccttctccctctgcccggGAGTAAAGTCTAGTGCACCACCAGGAGAGGGCTATTTCGGCTCCTCATTTCTGCAACAGAAAGGACAATTTCAGACTTCACCAGACCCCAGATCTGATACTTCAAGTCCAGAAATGAGGCAGAATCACTCTGCGTCTCCATCTCTGCAGAGCAAATCTCAAACATCTCCTAAGGGTGGCCAGTCCGGGTCATCATCTCCAGTCGCTGAGCTGGCACCCAGATCTCCAGCAAGACAAGATAGAAGTGAATTGTTGTCAAGTCCTAGGCTGAAATCTGCCATGTCTCCTGAGCAGAGCAGGTCCCAGTCTGACTCTTCCCCATATCCTGCAATGGACTCTAAATCTTTTCTGGGGCAGAGTAGATTGGAGCCTTTTCCTGAATCAAAAGAGAAAACGGGCTTACTCCTTCAGGAGGATGTTACTGCACCATCTCCTAGACCAAGAGACAAATTGAGTCCTCCAGCGCAGGATAGGCCTGAGTCCTCAGCAGTCCTCAAAGACACACCCAGAACCCCATCAAGGGAAAGAGGTGGTGTTGGGTCATCTCTAGATACAAAAGACCAGAGTAGTGCATTACCTCACCCGAACCAAGGTGAGGAATTAATGGAGGTGGTAGATAAATCTGAAGAATCTTCAAACCAGCTTTTGCCCCATTTGTCtccaaaacataaagaaatagcTGGAAATAATTTTGAATCATCTCCTGAGATAGAAGAAAGGCCTGTTATGTCTTTGACTCTTGACCAAAGCCAGTCACAGGTTTCTTTGGAAGCAGAAGTCCCTGTAGTGGCCTCAACTTGGAGTGGGCCCCATTTCTCTCCAGAACATAAAGAACTATCTAACTCCCCTCCCAGGGAGAATAGCTTTGGATCGCCTTTAGAATTTAGAAATTCAGGTCCTGTTACAGAAATGAATACTGGATTTACTCCTGAGGTTAAAGAAGATTTGAATGGACCTTTTTCTAATCAGTTGGAGACAGATCCATCTTTAGACGTGAAAGAACAATCGACGAGATCTTCCAGGCGCAGCAGTTCTGATTTATCCCCAGATGCAGTAGAAAAAGCAGGAATGTCTTCAAATCAGAGTGTCTCTTCACCGGTACTTGAGGCTATACCTCGAACACCCTCGAGGGAAAGAAGTAGTTCTACATCTTCTCCTGAACTGAAAGATGGTTTACCCAGAACTCCCTCAAGGAGAAGCAGGTCTGGGTCTTCCCCAGGACTTAGAGATGGATCTGGGACTCCCTCAAGGCACAGCTTATCTGGGTCCTCTCCTGGAATGAAAGATATACCTAGAACACCATCCAGGGGGAGAAGCGAATGTGATTCTTCTCCAGAACCAAAAGCTTTGCCTCAGACTCCTAGGCCAGGGAGTCGTTCTCCATCATCCTTGGAGCTCAACAACAAGTGTCTTACTCctcagagagaaagaagtgggTCAGAATCATCAGTTGAACAGAAGGCTGTGGCTAGGACTCCTCTTGGGCAGAGAAGTCGGTCTGGATCTTCCCAAGAACTTGATGGGAAACCCAGTGCATCCCCTCAGGAAAGAAGCGAATCTGACTCTTCTCCAGATTCTAAAGCGAAGACACGAATGCCACTTAGACAGAGGAGTTGCTCTGGATCATCTCCAGAGGTCGACAGCAAATCCCGACCTTCTCCTCGGCGTAGTAGATCTGGCTCATCCCCTGAAGTTAAAGATAAGCCCAGAGCTGCACTCAGGGCACAGAGTGGTTCTGATTCTTCTCCTGAACCCAAGGCTCCAGCTCCTCGGGCCCTTCCCAGACGAAGCAGATCAGGTTCATCAAGCAAGGGCAGAGGCCCTTCTCCTGAAGGAAGCAGCAGTTCTGAGTCCTCTCCAGAACACCCCCCCAAATCTAGAACTGCTAGAAGAAGCTCTAGGTCATCACCAGAGCCGAAGATCAAGTCTCGCACTCCACCTCGCCGTCGCAGTTCTCGGTCATCTCCTGAGTTGACTAGGAAGGCCAGACTCTCCCGTAGAAGCCGCTCTGCGTCATCCTCACCAGAGACCCGTTCTAGAACTCCCCCAAGACGCCGAAGAAGTCCCTCGGTGTCTTCCCCAGAGCCAGCTGAAAAGTCAAGATCCTCACGTCGACGGCGTTCAGCTTCATCTCCACGCACTAAGACAACTTCAAGGAGAGGTCGTTCTCCTTCACCAAAGCCTCGTGGGCTCCAGAGGTCTCGGTCCCGctcaaggagagagaaaacaagaacaaCCCGACGTCGAGATAGGTCTGGATCTTCTCAGTCGACATCTAGGAGAAGACAGCGGAGCCGGTCAAGGTCTCGGGTTACTCGTCGCAGGAGAGGAGGCTCTGGTTACCATTCAAGGTCTCCTGCCCGGCAAGAGAGTTCGAGAACCTCTTCTCGACGCCGAAGAGGCCGTTCTCGGACACCCCCAACCAGTCGGAAGCGTTCCCGCTCACGTACATCACCAGCCCCATGGAAACGCTCCAGGTCTCGGGCTTCTCCAGCCACTCACCGGCGATCTAGGTCCAGGACACCCCTGGTTAGTCGACGTAGGTCAAGGTCTAGAACTTCACCAGTCAGTAGGAGACGATCAAGGTCTAGGACATCAGTGACACGACGAAGATCTCGATCAAGAGCATCACCAGTGAGTCGAAGGCGATCCAGGTCCAGAACACCACTGGTAACCCGCCGTCGGTCAAGATCCAGAACACCAACTCGCCGGCGTTCCCGTTCTAGAACTCCACCGGTGACTCGCAGAAGGTCCAGATCTAGGACTCCACCAGTAACCAGGAGGCGATCTCGAAGCAGAACCTCACCTATAACTCGCAGAAGATCGAGATCTAGAACATCCCCAGTTACCCGTAGGAGGTCTCGATCTCGCACGTCTCCGGTAACACGAAGGAGGTCCCGCTCTCGAACCTCTCCAGTGACACGCCGCCGATCTAGGTCTCGAACACCTCCAGCTATTCGGCGCCGTTCTAGGTCTCGAACCCCACTGTTGCCACGCAAACGTTCTCGAAGTCGCTCACCACTTGCTATCCGCCGCCGTTCTAGGTCCCGTACTCCGCGAACAACACGGGGCAAACGGTCCTTAACAAGATCTCCTCCAGCCATCCGCAGGCGTTCTGCATCAGGAAGTAGTTCTGACCGCTCACGTTCTGCTACTCCTCCAACAACAAGGAATCATTCTGGTTCTCGCACACCTCCAGTAGCACTCAATAGCTCCAGAATGAGCTGCTTCAGTCGTCCTAGCATGTCACCAACTCCTCTCGACCGCTGTAGATCACCTGGAATGCTTGAACCCCTTGGCAGCTCTAGAACACCTATGTCTGTCCTGCAGCAAGCTGGTGGCTCCATGATGGATGGTCCAGGTCCCCGAATTCCTGATCACCCGAGAACATCTGTACCAGAAAATCATGCTCAGTCTAGAATCGCACTTGCCCTGACAGCTATCAGTCTCGGCACCGCTAGGCCTCCTCCATCTATGTCTGCTGCTGGCCTTGCTGCAAGAATGTCCCAGGTTCCAGCTCCAGTGCCTCTCATGAGTCTCAGAACAGCTCCAGCTGCCAGCCTTGCCAGCAGGATTCCTGCAGCCTCTGCAGCAGCCATGAACCTGGCTGGTGCCAGGACACCTGCCATGCCAACAGCAGTGAACCTGGCTGACTCGAGAGCACCAGCTGCAGCAGCAGCCATGAACTTGGCTAGTCCCAGAACAGCAGTGGCACCTTCAGCTGTGAACCTTGCTGACCCTCGCACCCCCACGGCCCCAGCTGTGAACCTGGCAGGAGCCAGAACCCCAGCTGCTTTGGCAGCTTTGAGTCTTACGGGCTCTGGCACACCCCCAACTCCTGGAAACTATCCCTCCAGTTCCAGAACACCCCAGGCTCCAGCCCCTGCAAACCTGGTGGGTCCTAGATCTGCGCATGCCACGGCTCCTGTGAATATTGCCAGCTCGAGAACCCCTCCAGCTTTGGCCCCTGCAAGCCTCACCAGTGCTAGAATGGCTCCAGCCTTGTCTGGTGCAAACCTCACCAGCCCCAGGGTGCCCCTTTCTGCCTACGAGCGTGTTAGTGGCAGAACCTCACCACCGCTTCTTGACAGAGCCAGGTCCAGAACCCCACCAGGTGGCCCAGGCTCTAGAACCCCACCATCTGCCCCGAGCCAATCTAGAATGACTTCTGAGCgggctccctctcctgcctctagAATGGTACAGGCTCCCTCACAGTCTGTTCTTCCTCCAGCTCAGGATCGACCTAGGTCCCCTGTGCCATCTACTTTTTCTGACCAATCCCGATCTGTGCTTGCCCAGACCACCCCTGTAGCAGGGtctcagtccctttcctctgggGTAGTGGCAAAGACCACATCTTCTGCTGGTGACCACAACAGCATACTCTCTGGCCCTGTCCCTGGGGTGTCCCACCCTGAGGATGGGGAACCACCTGCCTCTACGGGGGCCCAGCAGCCTTCTGCATTGGCCGCCCTGCAGCCGGCAAAGGAGCGGCGgagttcctcctcctcctcgtcctccagctcctcctcttcatcatcatcGTCGTcgtcatcctcttcctcctcctctggctcAAGTTCTAGCGACTCGGAGGGCTCTAGCCTTCCCACTCAACCTGAGGTAGCACTGAAGAG ggtccccagccctgctccagccccaAAGGAGGCTGTTCGAGAGGGACGTCCTCAGGAGCCTACCCCAGCCAAACGGAAGAGACGCTCTAGCAGCTCCAGTtccagctcctcctcttcctcctcgtcctcctcttcctcgtcctcctcttcctcctcctcctcttcctcttcttcctcctcctcctcctcttcctcttctacttCCTCATCCCCCTCCCCTGCTAAGCCTGGCCCTCAGGCCTTGCCCAAACCTGCAAGCCCCAAGAAGCCACCCCCTGGCGAGCAGAG ccacacccagCGCCTTGCAGTCTAA